From the Oleiphilus messinensis genome, one window contains:
- a CDS encoding arylesterase has product MVAQASITNADNKPENATRVSSAQGETILVLGDSLSAAYGIATEQGWVHLLREILHTRGSHDVINASISGETTDGGARRITTLLDTHTPDILLLELGGNDGLRGFPTRVMRDNLQRIIDAAKAANCKVHLIGMHIPPNYGPLYTQQFHNVFYELAEANELTLTPFLLNGVELNEKMMQSDGIHPRAEAQPIMANNVLQALEPLLPNGNRP; this is encoded by the coding sequence TTGGTAGCACAAGCCAGTATTACCAATGCGGACAATAAACCAGAAAATGCTACCAGGGTCAGTTCGGCTCAAGGAGAAACCATTCTCGTTCTGGGCGACAGTTTGAGTGCTGCCTACGGAATCGCCACCGAACAGGGATGGGTGCATTTATTGCGTGAAATACTCCATACCCGTGGATCCCATGATGTGATCAATGCCAGTATCAGTGGAGAAACAACAGATGGAGGTGCCAGACGCATAACCACGCTCCTGGATACACACACTCCAGATATACTTTTACTCGAACTCGGCGGCAACGATGGTTTAAGAGGATTCCCCACTCGTGTTATGCGCGACAACCTGCAACGCATTATCGATGCTGCCAAGGCAGCAAACTGCAAGGTTCACCTCATCGGAATGCACATCCCCCCCAATTACGGCCCACTCTATACGCAGCAATTTCACAACGTCTTTTATGAATTGGCCGAAGCAAACGAACTTACTTTGACTCCCTTCTTGCTGAACGGTGTGGAACTGAATGAGAAAATGATGCAATCCGACGGAATTCATCCTAGAGCTGAAGCACAACCCATCATGGCGAATAACGTTCTGCAAGCATTGGAACCGTTACTGCCCAACGGCAACAGGCCCTAA
- a CDS encoding universal stress protein: MKKILLVVEPDTTKEALTKAKIIASRLGGDLYVLNVLHDPKVVMGHLFNAEQRESVIANLVRQRTEAVHELLTEVWGETLPWECHVVWARPIHRAILEHARIQDVQLIIKPTSEHAFLERVLFTHVDWHLIRGADRLVLFLKNQAWGSAMHVMAAIDPVHPESSIDLQLPVKDISPKILQAAHTLACQLPAEISAVHIFDPVPSGLMMELDAIVADYEQFKLSAQRKHRESFEQALQHDLEKTVHSHFIEGEPVTTLPDVVINESVDIMVMGAVAHSSFDSPFIGSTAEAVLDRLNCDLLIVHSGDQRD, from the coding sequence ATGAAAAAGATTTTATTGGTGGTAGAGCCTGATACAACAAAAGAAGCTTTAACCAAAGCGAAAATCATTGCGAGCCGACTTGGAGGGGATTTATATGTACTCAACGTATTGCATGACCCGAAAGTTGTGATGGGTCACCTTTTTAATGCTGAGCAGCGGGAGAGTGTGATCGCCAACCTCGTTCGGCAACGTACTGAAGCAGTTCATGAGTTGTTAACGGAGGTTTGGGGCGAGACGTTGCCCTGGGAGTGTCACGTGGTATGGGCGCGTCCGATCCACCGGGCGATTCTCGAACATGCGCGTATACAGGATGTTCAACTTATCATTAAACCAACAAGTGAGCATGCATTCCTTGAACGAGTGTTATTCACTCATGTTGACTGGCATCTGATTCGCGGGGCGGATCGATTAGTGTTATTTCTTAAAAACCAGGCTTGGGGGTCTGCCATGCATGTAATGGCAGCTATCGATCCAGTTCATCCAGAGAGCTCAATTGATTTGCAATTGCCAGTCAAAGACATTAGCCCGAAAATTTTGCAAGCAGCACATACACTGGCTTGCCAATTGCCCGCAGAAATTTCCGCAGTGCATATCTTCGATCCAGTGCCTTCAGGTTTAATGATGGAGCTTGATGCGATTGTGGCTGACTATGAGCAGTTCAAGTTGAGTGCGCAGCGAAAGCACCGAGAGTCCTTCGAGCAGGCGTTGCAGCATGATTTGGAAAAAACTGTTCATAGTCACTTCATTGAAGGCGAGCCGGTGACGACTCTGCCAGATGTTGTGATCAATGAGAGTGTGGATATTATGGTTATGGGAGCTGTTGCGCACAGTAGTTTTGATTCGCCATTTATTGGCAGTACAGCTGAAGCCGTTTTGGATCGTTTGAACTGTGACTTGCTTATTGTGCACTCTGGCGATCAAAGGGATTAG
- a CDS encoding M18 family aminopeptidase, which translates to MSGLKTESFISELKTFLSSSPTPYHAVENVAEILSSQGFKQLSENEAWSLEAGGRYFVIRNGSTIAAFITPQDKSSGAAIRMAGAHTDSPCLKVKPHAEIKRHGYFQVGVDLYGGVLLNPWYDRDLSLAGRVVYRDKQRKLHKVLIDFKRAIATIPSLAIHLDREANSKRSINPQTDLPPVLMRVGEGEEVSFRSLLSAQIEKQYPDLKVDQVLDYELSFYDTQAAEVIGLQSEFLASARLDNLLSCYICLQALITSDGSQPALIVFNDHEEVGSLSAEGAQGPFLRSVLERIYGQGEVLTSVLSKSLMISADNAHGIHPNFPGKHDEKHGPLMGEGPVIKVNVNQRYATSSETSSYFKHLCDLNQLPCQYFTVRSDMACGSTIGPLTAGEIGVRTIDVGVPQFAMHSIRELASVSDVVSLYRVLKAYFVDALQLPE; encoded by the coding sequence ATGAGTGGTTTAAAAACAGAAAGTTTTATTTCTGAGCTGAAAACATTTTTGAGCTCTTCACCTACACCTTACCACGCCGTGGAAAATGTTGCGGAAATTCTTTCAAGTCAGGGCTTTAAGCAATTGTCTGAAAATGAGGCCTGGAGCCTGGAGGCGGGGGGGCGATACTTTGTAATACGAAATGGATCAACGATTGCTGCGTTTATTACGCCTCAAGACAAAAGTAGCGGAGCAGCAATCAGAATGGCTGGTGCGCATACTGATAGTCCGTGTTTAAAAGTAAAGCCTCATGCTGAAATTAAGCGTCATGGCTATTTTCAGGTGGGTGTAGATTTGTATGGTGGAGTATTGCTGAATCCCTGGTACGACAGAGATCTTTCTCTCGCGGGTAGGGTGGTTTATCGGGACAAGCAGCGCAAATTACATAAAGTGCTGATTGATTTTAAACGAGCGATTGCCACGATACCCAGTTTGGCGATCCACTTGGACAGAGAGGCGAACAGTAAGCGCTCAATAAACCCTCAAACCGATTTACCGCCTGTGTTGATGCGTGTGGGAGAGGGTGAAGAGGTTTCCTTCAGATCTTTATTGTCAGCGCAAATCGAAAAACAATACCCTGATTTAAAAGTGGATCAGGTATTGGACTATGAATTGTCTTTTTATGATACCCAGGCGGCGGAAGTTATCGGGCTTCAGTCAGAATTTTTGGCCAGTGCCCGTCTGGATAATCTGCTGAGTTGTTATATTTGTTTACAGGCTTTAATAACATCGGATGGGAGTCAGCCTGCACTGATTGTATTCAATGATCACGAAGAGGTGGGTAGTCTCTCTGCGGAAGGGGCTCAAGGGCCATTTTTGCGCTCCGTTCTGGAGCGGATTTATGGTCAGGGCGAGGTGTTGACCTCCGTGTTGTCCAAATCTTTGATGATTTCTGCTGATAATGCTCACGGTATTCATCCGAATTTTCCGGGAAAACACGATGAAAAGCATGGTCCGTTAATGGGCGAAGGGCCTGTAATTAAGGTCAATGTCAATCAGCGTTACGCCACGAGTAGTGAAACCAGTTCTTATTTCAAGCATCTATGTGATTTGAATCAGTTGCCCTGTCAATATTTTACTGTACGCTCGGATATGGCGTGCGGTAGTACAATTGGTCCCCTTACTGCGGGTGAAATTGGTGTGCGGACTATTGATGTGGGTGTACCACAGTTCGCTATGCACTCAATTCGCGAATTAGCTTCCGTTTCTGATGTGGTGAGTTTGTATCGGGTATTGAAGGCGTACTTTGTTGATGCTCTGCAATTGCCTGAGTAG
- a CDS encoding outer membrane beta-barrel protein, which translates to MILVRSFLLAISAFIISTTLTYAQEKAAEDTIAREGKDYVSVNAILFDYRSIGRDSQAQTFATSVTMGTYITDYVTVEVRGGYGLTTDSIVVGSFTEEVEGEVDENGDPATVRRNVNADVGLDYFFSWYIGLSYPMTEWMDFQLKYGFSHVQGKAKFNKELADDDIIADDYLTSTFSVSWLGEVDIRLTDNLWVTGEVGRLHSDTTTDIKTLHLTTGLKYFF; encoded by the coding sequence ATGATATTAGTGCGCTCTTTTCTGCTGGCCATTTCCGCCTTCATAATCTCGACCACCCTTACGTATGCTCAAGAGAAAGCCGCTGAAGATACCATCGCCCGGGAAGGCAAAGACTATGTTTCAGTAAATGCCATACTGTTCGATTATCGCTCAATTGGTCGCGATTCCCAGGCGCAAACCTTTGCGACGTCCGTCACAATGGGAACCTATATCACGGATTATGTCACGGTCGAAGTCAGAGGTGGATACGGGCTAACGACGGACAGTATTGTAGTGGGCAGCTTTACCGAAGAAGTTGAAGGTGAAGTCGATGAAAACGGTGACCCTGCAACCGTTAGGCGAAACGTGAATGCTGATGTAGGGCTTGACTACTTTTTCAGCTGGTATATCGGCCTCAGCTATCCAATGACTGAGTGGATGGATTTTCAATTGAAATACGGCTTTTCCCATGTCCAAGGTAAAGCAAAGTTCAACAAAGAGCTGGCCGATGATGACATCATTGCCGACGACTACTTGACCAGTACCTTCAGCGTAAGCTGGCTTGGTGAAGTTGATATTCGACTCACCGACAATCTTTGGGTAACAGGAGAAGTGGGCCGATTACACAGCGACACCACCACTGACATTAAAACTTTACATTTAACAACCGGTCTAAAATACTTTTTCTGA
- the rlmKL gene encoding bifunctional 23S rRNA (guanine(2069)-N(7))-methyltransferase RlmK/23S rRNA (guanine(2445)-N(2))-methyltransferase RlmL — protein sequence MSDQIIYVTCPKGVEYLLEEELKALGLSIVKVTPFGVYVGDFQSRSEAINAAYKVCLWSRIANRVMWILLEAPCDTADQLYSAVHSVAWEQEFDIEKSFSVRFTGTNRQIKNTLFAAQKVKDAVVDRFRDKLGDRPNVSGKNPDIFISGHLNRGKLTLALDLSGSSLHQRGYRENAGKAPLKENLAAAVIRRADLARFWEKELNLQEKSVQEIKSICIADPLCGSGTLLIEAAMMALNLAPGLLRKHFGFTHWKGHDPAVWHALIEHAKTDRIPAETLRGRIRFSGSDIDAQVVSTAKDNAEKAGVAELVTFSVLQAENWTVAPDTEVLCMITNPPYGERLGEVKALENLYRAIGENLHGQDVAEKWWYLFTSNPDLSRQTRWRADKTYKFMNGALPCVLYCFSLRDENYLDPSKARALRGQNWKVSHPERAAMLVNRLKKNQKLLKKWLVSEGIQCYRWYDADMPEYSVAIDLYQDWYHVQEYVAPASVSVESARERFFEVLSVLRDEFSVNPQKIIYKRRSRQSGATQYQKISDESAVFDVNEYGVRLEVNLTDYLDTGLFLDHRPIRHWIQQNAKGKSFLNLFCYTGAVTAHAVKGGASRTVSVDMSNTYIEWAKRNLQKNTAEVRQHEFIRDDCFAWLKACKERFDLIFLDPPTFSNSKKMSGILDIQRDHSGLIDQCVSLLNPGGVLIFSNNLRKFKLDEGLRSRYQVVDITKRSIDRDFLRNTRIHNCWDIRRA from the coding sequence ATGTCTGATCAAATCATCTACGTAACTTGTCCTAAGGGTGTTGAGTATCTTCTTGAGGAGGAATTGAAAGCGTTGGGGCTTTCAATCGTAAAAGTTACACCCTTTGGTGTTTACGTTGGCGATTTTCAGTCCAGATCGGAAGCTATTAATGCAGCTTATAAGGTCTGTTTGTGGTCACGAATTGCCAATCGTGTCATGTGGATTCTATTGGAGGCACCGTGTGATACTGCAGACCAGCTTTATTCAGCGGTGCATTCGGTAGCATGGGAGCAAGAGTTTGACATCGAAAAATCGTTTTCTGTGCGTTTTACCGGGACAAACCGGCAAATCAAAAATACACTTTTTGCCGCACAAAAGGTCAAAGATGCTGTCGTAGATCGTTTCCGTGACAAGCTTGGTGACAGGCCAAATGTTTCAGGCAAAAACCCGGATATCTTTATATCGGGCCATCTTAATCGGGGGAAGTTAACCCTTGCTCTTGATCTTTCCGGGTCGAGTTTGCATCAAAGGGGATATCGAGAAAACGCTGGAAAAGCACCATTAAAGGAAAATCTTGCGGCAGCAGTTATTCGTCGCGCGGATTTGGCTCGGTTTTGGGAAAAAGAATTGAACCTGCAGGAAAAGTCGGTTCAAGAGATTAAGAGTATCTGTATTGCTGACCCATTGTGTGGTTCTGGAACCTTATTAATTGAAGCGGCAATGATGGCGTTGAATCTGGCGCCGGGTCTGCTTCGGAAACATTTTGGTTTTACCCATTGGAAAGGTCATGATCCGGCTGTCTGGCATGCATTGATTGAGCATGCCAAAACCGACCGTATACCCGCGGAGACACTCCGCGGGCGTATCCGCTTTAGCGGGTCTGATATTGATGCTCAAGTTGTGTCTACTGCAAAAGATAACGCGGAAAAAGCTGGTGTGGCTGAGCTGGTGACGTTTTCAGTGCTACAGGCTGAGAATTGGACGGTTGCGCCGGACACTGAGGTGTTGTGTATGATCACTAATCCACCATATGGGGAACGTTTGGGGGAAGTGAAGGCGCTGGAGAACCTTTATCGGGCAATCGGGGAGAATTTGCATGGACAGGATGTCGCTGAAAAATGGTGGTATCTATTTACCTCGAATCCTGATTTATCCCGGCAGACCCGCTGGCGAGCAGATAAAACGTATAAGTTTATGAATGGTGCTTTACCTTGTGTCCTGTATTGTTTCTCGCTCCGGGATGAGAACTATTTGGATCCATCCAAAGCGCGTGCGCTACGAGGACAAAATTGGAAAGTTTCTCATCCCGAACGTGCCGCAATGCTGGTCAATCGCTTGAAGAAAAATCAAAAGCTATTAAAAAAATGGCTCGTTTCTGAAGGGATTCAGTGCTACCGCTGGTATGATGCTGATATGCCTGAGTATTCGGTTGCAATCGATCTTTATCAAGATTGGTATCACGTGCAGGAGTATGTTGCACCGGCATCGGTTTCCGTTGAGTCTGCAAGAGAGCGTTTTTTCGAAGTCTTATCGGTATTGCGAGACGAGTTTTCGGTGAATCCACAAAAAATTATCTACAAGCGTCGGTCCAGGCAAAGTGGCGCGACTCAGTATCAAAAGATTTCAGACGAAAGTGCTGTTTTTGATGTCAATGAATACGGTGTGCGACTGGAAGTGAATCTGACAGATTACCTTGATACCGGATTGTTCCTGGATCATCGCCCCATTCGGCACTGGATTCAGCAAAACGCCAAAGGTAAATCGTTTTTAAATTTATTTTGTTACACCGGGGCGGTAACAGCCCATGCGGTAAAAGGTGGTGCTTCCAGAACGGTTAGCGTGGATATGTCTAACACGTATATTGAATGGGCCAAGCGTAATCTGCAAAAAAATACGGCAGAGGTACGCCAGCACGAATTCATTCGAGATGATTGTTTTGCGTGGTTAAAGGCTTGCAAAGAGCGGTTTGATTTGATCTTTTTGGATCCGCCGACATTCTCTAACTCCAAGAAAATGTCCGGAATCCTTGATATTCAGCGGGATCATAGCGGGTTGATAGATCAATGTGTCAGTCTTCTGAACCCGGGAGGAGTATTGATATTTTCCAACAATTTGCGGAAGTTCAAATTGGATGAAGGGTTGCGCTCACGATATCAGGTAGTTGATATCACCAAGCGCAGTATTGATCGTGATTTTCTTCGTAATACCAGAATTCATAACTGCTGGGATATCAGAAGGGCATAA
- the rmf gene encoding ribosome modulation factor gives MKRQKRDLSQRAYKRGYTAGVRGKSKDFCPTEHPDLRQQWMNGWRDGRSDNWDGIKGVSGIHVTSHLGTA, from the coding sequence ATGAAAAGACAAAAACGCGATCTCTCCCAACGTGCTTACAAACGTGGTTATACCGCAGGAGTCCGCGGCAAATCGAAAGATTTTTGTCCAACAGAACATCCCGACTTAAGACAACAGTGGATGAACGGCTGGCGAGATGGCCGCTCTGATAACTGGGATGGCATAAAAGGCGTCTCAGGTATCCACGTAACTTCGCACCTAGGGACCGCATAG
- a CDS encoding quinone-dependent dihydroorotate dehydrogenase produces the protein MLYPFVRQMLFQLDPEKAHDLSLRLIGYGEKTGLTQQCIRGPIAPSVNVMGLNFPNQVGLAAGLDKDGECVDGLSALGFGFVEIGTVTPVGQPGNPKPRLFRIPERNAIINRMGFNNSGVDNLIANVAQAKRTCILGINVGKNFATAVEDAHLDYVKCMAKVYPYADYITVNVSSPNTPGLRNLQFGDSIKILLEAVKQEQAALASEYRKYKPVAIKIAPDMEDDDIGLLAETFRAFEIDAVIATNTTISREAVKGLKHSGEAGGLSGAPLFEQSTQVVRLLSAELGREIPVIAAGGIFSGEDAAAKIAAGASLVQIYSGFIYRGPGLIREASDAIVNMKLQQLKSGIRS, from the coding sequence ATGCTTTATCCTTTTGTTAGGCAAATGTTGTTTCAATTGGACCCTGAAAAAGCACACGATTTGTCATTACGATTAATAGGGTATGGTGAGAAAACGGGACTGACTCAGCAGTGTATTAGAGGTCCGATTGCGCCGTCGGTGAATGTCATGGGGCTCAACTTTCCAAATCAGGTTGGCTTGGCTGCAGGTCTCGATAAAGATGGAGAGTGTGTCGACGGATTAAGTGCACTCGGGTTTGGTTTTGTCGAGATCGGTACAGTCACTCCTGTGGGTCAGCCCGGAAATCCAAAGCCGCGTCTTTTTAGAATACCAGAGCGAAATGCGATTATTAATCGTATGGGCTTCAACAACAGCGGGGTCGATAACCTGATTGCCAACGTGGCGCAAGCGAAGCGAACCTGTATTTTGGGGATAAACGTTGGTAAAAACTTTGCCACTGCTGTAGAGGATGCTCATCTGGATTACGTGAAGTGTATGGCAAAAGTTTACCCCTATGCTGACTATATAACCGTTAATGTTTCTTCTCCGAATACTCCGGGCCTGAGAAATCTACAATTTGGTGATTCAATTAAAATACTGCTCGAGGCAGTCAAGCAAGAGCAGGCAGCATTAGCTTCTGAATATCGTAAATACAAACCCGTTGCGATCAAGATTGCACCGGATATGGAAGACGATGATATCGGATTACTGGCAGAGACGTTTCGGGCATTTGAAATTGATGCAGTGATCGCAACCAATACAACCATCTCCAGAGAGGCTGTAAAAGGGTTGAAACACAGCGGTGAAGCGGGTGGATTGAGTGGAGCGCCCTTATTCGAGCAATCCACCCAGGTTGTTCGACTGCTGTCAGCTGAGCTGGGACGTGAAATACCAGTCATTGCCGCTGGCGGGATTTTCAGCGGGGAAGATGCGGCGGCAAAAATAGCAGCGGGGGCAAGTCTGGTACAAATTTATTCAGGGTTTATTTACCGCGGTCCAGGGTTGATACGAGAAGCATCCGATGCGATTGTGAATATGAAATTACAGCAACTGAAAAGCGGTATTCGGAGCTGA
- a CDS encoding cation diffusion facilitator family transporter: MKKSETNHAPPELEIHQEREYAKRVTLIGMLLDMILGCSKVVVGLITQSVSLVADGIHSFTDVVTDLMVLVVTHYARQAPDEEHPYGHKKFETLGTMLMGSILIAIAGAMFWDACQRLNNETLPVNPGPLAISVALLSILGKEAIYRYTYHAGKKIGSSLLLANAWHSRTDAFSSIVVLAALLGSAIGFQWLDIVGALIISVIIAKIGWDLTWESVQVLVDTAPDAKEIQQFEHTIKNTEGVKSVHMLRARKLGDDTFLDLHLQVDPRISVSEGHQIGLAVSMRLRSAFSDIKDITYHIDVEEDQQAQKPKRPKTPLPLPQRERITQVLEKQLGKWLSINHCDLQLHYLNGQIDIDLYLPNSFSGLDSFPELESQIIACEQELPWLNQLRIWKALR; the protein is encoded by the coding sequence TTGAAAAAAAGTGAAACTAATCATGCACCTCCAGAGCTTGAAATACATCAGGAACGCGAATATGCAAAGCGGGTTACTCTGATCGGCATGCTGCTCGACATGATACTTGGCTGCTCAAAGGTTGTCGTCGGATTGATTACACAATCAGTATCTCTGGTTGCCGATGGCATTCATTCGTTTACAGATGTGGTCACTGATCTTATGGTTCTGGTCGTTACCCACTACGCCAGACAGGCTCCAGATGAAGAGCATCCATACGGCCATAAAAAGTTTGAAACGCTAGGCACCATGTTAATGGGAAGCATTTTAATTGCGATTGCCGGCGCAATGTTTTGGGACGCATGCCAAAGACTCAACAATGAGACCTTGCCCGTCAACCCGGGGCCTTTAGCCATCAGCGTAGCCCTGCTCTCCATCCTGGGCAAAGAAGCCATCTATCGTTACACTTATCATGCCGGTAAAAAAATAGGCTCCAGTTTGCTATTGGCAAATGCATGGCACAGCAGAACCGATGCATTCTCATCCATTGTTGTGCTTGCAGCACTACTTGGCTCAGCGATTGGATTTCAGTGGCTGGACATCGTCGGCGCACTTATTATTTCCGTTATTATCGCAAAGATCGGCTGGGATCTCACCTGGGAAAGCGTGCAGGTTCTGGTGGACACCGCTCCGGACGCCAAGGAAATCCAGCAATTCGAACACACCATAAAAAACACAGAAGGCGTAAAAAGTGTGCACATGTTGCGAGCACGAAAACTAGGAGACGATACTTTTCTCGACCTTCACCTCCAGGTTGACCCAAGGATCAGTGTTTCAGAGGGGCACCAAATCGGCCTTGCAGTATCCATGCGGCTGAGATCCGCGTTTAGCGACATCAAAGACATTACTTATCACATCGACGTGGAAGAAGATCAACAAGCGCAAAAGCCCAAACGTCCCAAAACGCCATTGCCACTACCACAGCGTGAGCGAATTACTCAAGTCTTGGAAAAGCAGCTGGGAAAGTGGCTTTCGATAAACCACTGTGATTTACAACTACACTATTTAAACGGGCAAATAGACATCGATCTCTATCTTCCCAACTCGTTCTCAGGCCTGGACAGCTTTCCAGAACTTGAGAGCCAGATTATCGCCTGTGAACAGGAACTTCCATGGCTTAATCAACTGAGAATATGGAAAGCATTGAGATAG
- the uvrB gene encoding excinuclease ABC subunit UvrB has protein sequence MTTEFEVISNFPPAGDQPGAIAKLVEGIEDGLAHQTLLGVTGSGKTFTIANVIAQVKRPTIILAHNKTLAAQLYGEFKEFFPKNSVEYFVSYYDYYQPEAYVPSSDTYIEKDASINEHIEQMRLSATKALLEREDAIIVATVSAIYGLGDPKLYLGMMLHLDRGDRITQRDILRRLAELQYTRNDYELHRATYRVRGDVIDVFPAESERDAIRIELFDDEVENLSFFDPLTGEVIRKVPRITVYPKSHYVTPRETILEACDKIKEELKSRLENLRNHHKLVEAQRLEERTRYDLEMMAELGYCNGIENYSRYLSGRKPGQAPPTLFDYLPPEALLVIDESHVTLPQLGAMYKGDRSRKENLVEYGFRLPSALDNRPMRFDEWESIAPQMIFVSATPGDYEARYVSSPVEQVVRPTGLLDPEIEVRPASTQVDDLLSEIAKRVTINERVLVTTLTKRMAEDLTDFLLDHDIRVRYLHSDIDTVERVEIIRDLRIGKFDVLVGINLLREGLDMPEVSLVAILDADKEGFLRSERSLIQTIGRAARNLNGKAILYGDKVTGSMARAMDETQRRRRKQEAFNAEHGIVPKGLQKSVKDIMEGAVIPGRKISGKQKRVAEAAGEYTHTLTSPEQLAGKIKTLEDEMYQAATNLEFERAAQIRDSIAELKKTILLNAD, from the coding sequence ATGACTACAGAATTCGAAGTGATTTCAAATTTTCCACCGGCTGGCGATCAGCCAGGCGCGATTGCCAAACTCGTAGAAGGCATTGAGGACGGGCTTGCTCACCAGACCCTATTGGGGGTTACCGGGTCGGGTAAGACCTTTACCATTGCTAATGTTATTGCGCAAGTAAAGCGACCGACAATAATACTGGCTCATAACAAGACTCTGGCGGCGCAATTATACGGGGAATTCAAAGAATTTTTCCCGAAAAACTCGGTGGAGTACTTTGTATCGTACTATGACTACTATCAACCGGAGGCTTATGTTCCGTCGTCAGATACTTATATAGAAAAAGATGCATCGATTAACGAGCACATTGAACAAATGCGTCTCTCTGCGACCAAAGCGTTGTTGGAGCGGGAGGATGCCATAATCGTTGCCACCGTGTCGGCGATATATGGTTTGGGGGATCCAAAACTATATCTCGGTATGATGCTGCATCTGGACCGTGGGGACCGAATAACCCAACGGGATATACTGCGCCGGCTCGCGGAGTTGCAATATACTCGTAATGATTATGAGTTGCATCGGGCAACCTACCGGGTTCGTGGTGATGTAATTGATGTTTTTCCAGCGGAATCAGAGCGAGATGCAATTCGCATCGAATTATTCGATGATGAAGTTGAGAACCTGAGTTTCTTTGATCCATTGACCGGCGAGGTCATTCGTAAAGTACCTCGAATTACGGTGTATCCGAAAAGTCATTACGTTACTCCCCGAGAAACGATTCTGGAAGCCTGTGACAAAATTAAGGAGGAACTCAAAAGCAGGCTCGAAAATTTGCGGAACCACCATAAACTTGTTGAAGCGCAGAGGCTCGAAGAGCGAACTCGTTATGATCTGGAGATGATGGCCGAGTTAGGTTATTGCAATGGCATTGAGAATTACTCCAGATATTTATCAGGGCGCAAGCCCGGTCAAGCCCCTCCGACCTTGTTTGATTACCTTCCCCCGGAGGCATTGCTCGTGATTGATGAATCACACGTTACCCTTCCTCAGCTTGGAGCGATGTACAAGGGGGATCGGTCACGGAAAGAAAATCTGGTCGAATATGGCTTTCGTTTGCCTTCAGCGTTAGACAATCGACCCATGCGTTTCGATGAGTGGGAGAGTATTGCGCCACAAATGATTTTCGTTTCGGCAACACCGGGGGACTATGAGGCCAGGTATGTCTCTTCTCCGGTTGAGCAAGTTGTGCGCCCGACTGGGCTACTTGATCCAGAGATTGAAGTTCGGCCTGCTTCAACCCAGGTGGACGATTTACTTTCCGAAATCGCAAAACGGGTCACCATCAACGAGCGGGTTCTGGTTACCACACTTACCAAACGAATGGCGGAAGACCTTACCGATTTTCTTTTGGATCATGATATACGTGTACGGTATTTGCACTCGGATATAGACACTGTGGAGCGGGTAGAGATTATACGAGACCTTCGAATCGGAAAGTTTGATGTGCTGGTCGGTATTAACCTTTTACGTGAGGGTCTGGATATGCCAGAAGTTTCTTTGGTTGCGATTCTGGATGCAGACAAAGAAGGCTTTCTGAGATCGGAGCGCTCATTGATACAAACCATTGGTCGAGCCGCCCGGAATCTAAACGGAAAGGCAATATTGTACGGAGATAAAGTTACGGGGTCGATGGCACGAGCAATGGATGAAACCCAGCGGCGAAGGCGGAAGCAAGAAGCATTTAATGCAGAGCACGGAATTGTGCCAAAAGGTCTTCAGAAAAGCGTAAAAGATATTATGGAAGGCGCTGTGATTCCAGGGCGTAAAATTTCTGGTAAGCAAAAGCGTGTCGCTGAAGCAGCAGGCGAATATACTCATACATTAACTTCTCCGGAACAGCTCGCAGGGAAAATCAAAACCCTTGAAGATGAGATGTATCAGGCTGCAACGAATCTTGAGTTTGAACGTGCAGCACAAATCCGTGACTCAATCGCAGAGTTGAAAAAAACAATCTTGTTGAATGCTGATTAG